A window from Pseudomonas sp. MRSN 12121 encodes these proteins:
- a CDS encoding nitronate monooxygenase family protein yields the protein MSLPALLEQRLRLPVVAAPMFLISNPQLVLACCRNGVVGSFPALNQRESSGFKAWLEEIEAGLARLENPAPYAVNLIVHHSNPRLEADLAICIEHKVPIVITSLGAVKDLVDAVHSYGGLVFHDVTTRRHAEKAAEAGVDGLIAVAAGAGGHAGTWSPFSLIAEIRQFFDKTLLLAGCLNHGHEILAAQLLGADLAYFGTRFIGTTESHAPDAYKEMLLNAKAADIVHTAAVSGVPASFMRQSLENAGFDLAALQGKGDVDFGSKLKPVNDEAKAWKTVWSAGQGVGEIKDLPSVDQLVARLDTEYRAALEQAARLPQRWPR from the coding sequence ATGTCGCTGCCCGCTCTGCTCGAACAACGCCTGCGTCTGCCTGTCGTGGCTGCGCCGATGTTCCTGATCTCCAACCCGCAACTGGTCCTGGCTTGCTGCCGCAATGGGGTGGTAGGCAGTTTCCCTGCCCTCAACCAGCGTGAAAGCAGCGGCTTCAAGGCTTGGCTGGAGGAGATCGAGGCGGGCCTTGCGCGCCTGGAAAACCCCGCACCTTACGCCGTGAACCTGATCGTGCATCACAGCAACCCACGCCTTGAGGCCGATCTGGCGATCTGCATCGAACACAAGGTGCCCATCGTCATCACCAGCCTGGGGGCTGTGAAGGACCTGGTCGACGCGGTGCACAGCTATGGGGGCCTGGTGTTCCATGACGTCACGACCCGGCGCCATGCAGAAAAAGCCGCCGAGGCCGGAGTCGACGGACTGATTGCCGTCGCCGCCGGCGCAGGTGGCCATGCCGGGACCTGGAGCCCGTTCTCGCTGATCGCGGAAATCCGCCAGTTTTTCGACAAGACCCTGCTGCTGGCCGGCTGCCTGAACCACGGCCACGAGATCCTCGCTGCACAATTGCTCGGCGCCGACCTTGCCTACTTCGGTACGCGCTTCATCGGCACCACGGAGAGTCATGCTCCCGACGCCTACAAGGAGATGCTGCTGAACGCCAAGGCCGCCGACATCGTGCATACCGCGGCGGTCTCCGGAGTTCCTGCAAGCTTCATGCGCCAAAGCCTGGAAAACGCCGGCTTCGACCTTGCCGCCCTGCAAGGCAAAGGTGATGTCGACTTCGGTTCGAAACTCAAGCCTGTCAATGACGAAGCCAAAGCCTGGAAAACCGTATGGTCCGCCGGGCAGGGCGTTGGCGAAATCAAGGACTTGCCGAGTGTCGATCAACTGGTCGCACGCCTTGACACCGAATACCGTGCGGCCCTGGAACAGGCCGCGCGCCTGCCACAACGCTGGCCACGCTGA
- the crp gene encoding cAMP-activated global transcriptional regulator CRP: protein MVAIAPTPRIKNLDKLLMHCQRRRYQAKSNIICAGDQSDTLFFIIKGSVTILIEDDDGREMIIAYLNAGDFFGELGLFEQAGHEQQRSAWVRAKVECEVAEISYAKFRELSQQDPDILYVLSGQIAQRLRNTTRKVGDLAFFDVTGRVARCLLDLCKQPDAMTHPDGMQIKVTRQEIGRIVGCSREMVGRVLKDLEERNLVNVKGKTMVVFGTR, encoded by the coding sequence ATGGTTGCTATTGCCCCTACACCCAGGATCAAGAACCTCGACAAGCTGTTGATGCATTGCCAGCGCCGCCGCTATCAGGCCAAGAGCAACATCATCTGCGCCGGCGACCAGTCGGATACCCTGTTCTTCATCATCAAAGGTTCGGTCACCATCCTGATCGAAGACGATGACGGCCGGGAAATGATCATCGCCTACCTCAATGCCGGGGACTTTTTCGGCGAACTGGGCCTGTTCGAACAGGCCGGGCATGAGCAACAGCGCAGTGCCTGGGTTCGGGCCAAGGTCGAGTGCGAAGTCGCCGAGATCAGTTACGCGAAGTTCCGTGAGCTGTCCCAGCAGGATCCCGACATTCTGTATGTCCTCAGCGGCCAGATTGCCCAACGCCTGCGCAATACCACGCGCAAGGTCGGCGACCTGGCATTCTTCGATGTCACCGGGCGGGTGGCCCGCTGCCTGCTCGACCTGTGCAAACAGCCGGACGCGATGACGCATCCGGACGGCATGCAGATCAAGGTGACCCGTCAGGAAATCGGACGCATCGTCGGCTGTTCCCGGGAAATGGTCGGCCGAGTGCTCAAGGACCTGGAGGAACGCAACCTGGTCAACGTCAAGGGCAAGACCATGGTGGTATTCGGCACCCGTTAG
- a CDS encoding DUF805 domain-containing protein: MSEDRFKIVFDGTLLPGIDIEHAKQKIAKLFKSDIAAIEPLFKGQTMTLKRDLSEQDAKIYLAALNQAGIDPRVEPDPAPGSDQPASAPATPPTQPAPMPAPQAKSGTANDWQRANSEPLTRPSASPYAPPQASVGDPLPEFGALKFHSVDGRIGRLRYLAWTLTLILVTTLAGGFLTAALVGNGLQVTGMIFLAGVALLFAYLNITISVQRLHDLGWSGWLWLLNLLPFVYAIFPLVLAALPGNTGANRYGAPPPPNSSGVKVLAVLWIIVLLLSFIVGLSST; the protein is encoded by the coding sequence ATGAGCGAAGACCGTTTCAAGATCGTATTTGACGGGACTTTGCTTCCGGGAATCGACATCGAACATGCCAAGCAGAAAATCGCCAAGCTGTTCAAAAGCGATATCGCTGCGATCGAGCCTCTGTTCAAGGGTCAAACCATGACCCTCAAGCGTGACCTTAGCGAGCAGGATGCGAAGATTTACCTTGCCGCGCTCAACCAGGCCGGAATCGATCCACGCGTCGAACCGGACCCCGCGCCCGGTAGCGATCAACCGGCCTCCGCCCCCGCCACACCCCCCACCCAGCCAGCCCCAATGCCTGCTCCCCAGGCGAAGTCGGGCACGGCAAATGACTGGCAACGCGCGAACTCCGAGCCCCTGACCAGGCCGAGCGCTTCGCCCTATGCGCCGCCCCAAGCCAGCGTTGGCGATCCGCTCCCCGAATTCGGTGCACTGAAATTCCATAGTGTGGATGGGCGTATCGGACGCCTGCGCTACCTGGCCTGGACCCTGACCCTGATACTGGTAACCACCCTCGCCGGAGGTTTTCTGACTGCGGCGCTCGTCGGCAATGGCCTGCAGGTCACCGGGATGATTTTCCTGGCTGGCGTAGCACTGCTCTTCGCTTACCTGAACATCACCATTTCCGTTCAACGCCTGCATGACCTGGGCTGGTCGGGCTGGCTCTGGCTGCTGAACCTGCTGCCTTTTGTGTATGCAATATTTCCGCTGGTGCTCGCGGCATTACCAGGCAACACCGGCGCCAATCGTTATGGCGCCCCTCCACCGCCAAACAGCAGCGGGGTCAAGGTGCTGGCGGTGTTATGGATCATCGTTCTGCTGCTGTCCTTCATTGTCGGGCTCAGTTCGACCTGA
- a CDS encoding histidine triad nucleotide-binding protein, translated as MDTLFTKIINREIPAKIIYEDDQVLAFHDIAPQAPVHFLVIPKKPVRTLNDLTEDDKLLAGHILFTAQRLARELGCEEGFRVVMNCNELGGQTVYHIHMHVLGQRQMHWPPG; from the coding sequence GTGGATACTCTGTTCACCAAGATCATCAACCGGGAAATACCCGCGAAGATCATCTACGAGGACGACCAGGTTCTGGCCTTCCACGATATTGCCCCACAGGCGCCCGTGCATTTCCTGGTAATCCCGAAAAAACCGGTACGTACCCTCAATGACCTGACCGAAGACGACAAGCTGCTGGCCGGGCATATCCTGTTCACCGCCCAGCGCCTGGCGCGGGAACTGGGTTGCGAAGAGGGCTTTCGCGTCGTCATGAACTGCAATGAACTCGGCGGCCAGACCGTGTATCACATTCACATGCACGTGCTGGGTCAGCGCCAGATGCACTGGCCTCCGGGCTGA
- a CDS encoding peptidoglycan DD-metalloendopeptidase family protein, whose amino-acid sequence MSSEPPKAPPLYPKTHLLAASGIAALLSLALLVFPSSDVEAKRTTLSLDLESPVEQLTQDQDDADAVQATNEAVASPFAQIENSPEDNAKTAEAVQEQPTPAVAEEKKAPNHREVIVAKGDTLSTLFEKVGLPAASVHEVLASDKQAKQFTQLKRGQKLEFELGSDGQLNNLHSKVNDLESITLTKGPKGFAFSRITAKPMVRTAYVHGVINSSLSQSAARAGLSHSLTMDMASIFGYDIDFAQDIRPGDEFDVIYEQTVANGKAVGSRNILSARFTNRGKTYTAVRYTNKQGSSSYYTADGNSMRKAFIRTPVDFARISSRFSMGRKHPILNKIRAHKGVDYAAPRGTPIKAAGDGKVLLAGRRGGYGNTVIIQHGNTYRTLYGHMQGFAKGVKTGGTVKQGQVIGYIGTTGLSTGPHLHYEFQVNGVHVDPLGQKLPMADPIAKAERARFLQQSQPLMARMDQEKATMLASNKR is encoded by the coding sequence ATGAGCTCAGAACCGCCTAAAGCCCCGCCGCTTTATCCGAAGACCCACCTGCTCGCCGCAAGTGGTATTGCCGCCCTTCTCAGCCTGGCGCTCCTGGTATTTCCTTCCAGTGACGTAGAAGCCAAAAGAACAACCTTGAGCCTTGATCTGGAAAGCCCAGTCGAGCAATTGACACAAGATCAAGACGACGCAGATGCCGTACAAGCCACAAATGAGGCCGTAGCGTCCCCCTTCGCACAAATAGAAAACAGCCCCGAAGACAACGCCAAGACCGCGGAAGCCGTCCAAGAGCAGCCGACTCCAGCGGTGGCAGAAGAGAAGAAAGCCCCGAATCATCGGGAAGTGATAGTTGCCAAGGGCGATACCCTTTCCACCCTGTTCGAAAAAGTCGGATTGCCCGCCGCTTCGGTGCACGAAGTGCTGGCCAGCGACAAGCAGGCCAAGCAGTTCACCCAGTTGAAGCGCGGCCAGAAGCTCGAGTTCGAGCTGGGCTCCGATGGCCAGCTGAACAACCTGCACAGCAAGGTCAACGACCTTGAAAGCATTACCTTGACCAAAGGCCCAAAAGGCTTCGCGTTCAGCCGTATCACGGCCAAGCCGATGGTACGCACCGCCTACGTCCATGGCGTGATCAACAGCTCGCTTTCGCAATCCGCGGCCCGTGCCGGCCTGTCCCACAGCCTGACGATGGATATGGCCAGCATCTTCGGCTACGACATCGACTTTGCTCAGGATATTCGTCCAGGCGACGAGTTCGACGTGATCTATGAGCAAACCGTTGCCAATGGCAAGGCCGTGGGCAGTCGCAATATCCTCTCTGCCCGCTTCACCAACCGCGGCAAGACCTATACGGCAGTGCGCTACACCAACAAGCAGGGCTCGAGCAGCTACTACACCGCTGACGGCAACAGCATGCGCAAGGCCTTCATCCGCACACCGGTGGACTTCGCCCGCATTAGCTCGCGCTTCTCCATGGGCCGCAAGCATCCAATCCTGAACAAGATCCGCGCTCACAAAGGCGTTGACTACGCAGCGCCTCGCGGCACGCCAATCAAAGCCGCTGGTGATGGCAAGGTACTGCTGGCCGGTCGCCGTGGCGGCTACGGCAACACCGTGATCATCCAGCACGGCAATACCTACCGTACGCTGTACGGCCACATGCAGGGCTTCGCCAAAGGCGTCAAAACTGGCGGGACTGTCAAACAGGGCCAGGTGATCGGCTATATCGGTACAACCGGGCTTTCCACTGGCCCGCACCTGCATTACGAGTTCCAGGTCAATGGCGTGCACGTCGACCCGCTGGGCCAGAAACTGCCCATGGCTGATCCAATCGCCAAAGCGGAGCGCGCACGCTTCCTGCAACAAAGCCAACCACTGATGGCCCGCATGGATCAGGAAAAAGCTACCATGCTCGCCTCGAACAAGCGTTAA
- the tyrS gene encoding tyrosine--tRNA ligase, whose protein sequence is MKSVEEQLALIKRGAEELLVESELVEKLKRGQPLRIKAGFDPTAPDLHLGHTVLINKLRQFQELGHQVIFLIGDFTGMIGDPSGKSATRPPLTREQVLENAETYKSQVFKILDPAKTEVAFNSTWMDKMGPADFIRLTSQYTVARMLERDDFDKRYSTNQPIAIHEFLYPLVQGYDSVALRADVELGGTDQKFNLLMGRELQRGYGQEAQCILTMPLLEGLDGVKKMSKSLGNYVGIQEAPGVMYSKLVSIPDALMWRYFELLSFRSMEEILSFKADVDAGANPRDIKIKLAEEIVARFHGEEAAANAHRAAGNRMKDGELPDDLPEIELVAAEDMPIAAVLNKAGLVKNSAMARDLLGSGGVRVDGEVVERAFMWAIGSTHVCQAGKKSFARITLKSE, encoded by the coding sequence ATGAAGTCGGTTGAAGAGCAGCTAGCGCTGATCAAACGTGGTGCTGAAGAGTTGTTGGTCGAGTCCGAGCTGGTCGAAAAGCTCAAGCGCGGTCAGCCGCTGCGTATTAAGGCTGGCTTTGACCCGACGGCGCCGGATCTGCACCTGGGGCACACCGTGCTTATTAATAAGCTGCGCCAGTTCCAGGAGTTGGGGCATCAGGTCATCTTTCTGATTGGCGATTTCACCGGCATGATCGGTGATCCAAGCGGTAAGAGTGCTACCCGTCCGCCGCTGACCCGCGAGCAGGTGCTCGAGAATGCCGAGACTTATAAAAGTCAGGTGTTCAAGATTCTGGATCCGGCCAAAACCGAAGTTGCCTTCAACTCCACCTGGATGGACAAGATGGGGCCGGCGGACTTCATTCGCCTGACTTCTCAGTACACCGTCGCTCGTATGCTCGAGCGTGATGACTTCGACAAGCGCTACTCCACCAATCAGCCGATTGCCATTCATGAGTTTCTCTACCCGCTGGTTCAGGGCTATGACTCGGTGGCTTTGCGTGCTGATGTTGAGTTGGGTGGTACGGACCAGAAGTTCAATCTGCTGATGGGGCGTGAACTGCAACGGGGTTACGGCCAAGAGGCTCAGTGCATTCTGACGATGCCTTTGCTCGAGGGGTTGGACGGTGTCAAGAAGATGTCCAAATCCCTGGGTAACTACGTGGGCATCCAGGAAGCGCCAGGCGTCATGTATAGCAAGCTGGTTTCCATTCCAGATGCTTTGATGTGGCGCTACTTCGAGTTGCTGAGCTTCCGTTCCATGGAGGAAATCCTGTCCTTCAAGGCGGATGTGGATGCGGGCGCCAATCCGCGGGATATCAAGATCAAGCTGGCTGAAGAAATCGTTGCGCGTTTCCATGGTGAGGAAGCGGCTGCGAATGCTCATCGCGCGGCGGGCAACCGCATGAAGGATGGTGAGTTGCCGGACGATTTGCCTGAGATTGAGCTGGTGGCGGCTGAGGATATGCCAATCGCTGCTGTTCTTAATAAGGCTGGGCTGGTAAAGAACTCGGCGATGGCACGTGATCTGCTCGGTTCTGGTGGCGTGCGGGTGGATGGTGAAGTGGTCGAGCGTGCCTTTATGTGGGCGATTGGCTCGACTCATGTCTGCCAGGCCGGAAAGAAGTCTTTTGCGCGTATTACGCTTAAATCCGAATAA
- a CDS encoding anhydro-N-acetylmuramic acid kinase produces MALYIGVMSGTSLDGLDIALIEQTQAVRLLATHYIPMPESLRAELLGLCASGPDEIARSAIAQQNWVKLAAQGIHDLLDQQRLEPADIRAIGSHGQTIRHEPARGFTVQIGNPALLAELTGITVVSDFRSRDVAAGGQGAPLVPAFHEALFDQSSNRRAVLNIGGFSNLSLIESDKPVAGFDCGPGNVLLDAWIQARRGESFDRNGQWAASGQVEPILLGALLSDPFFATQGPKSTGREVFNLEWLQGHLARLPAFAAENVQATLLELTAQTIVQSLQGAQSGTQELLVCGGGAHNSALMKRLSDLLPHTRVSSTATHGVDPDWVEAMAFAWLAHCCLEGIAANRPSVTGARGLRILGAIYPA; encoded by the coding sequence ATGGCGCTCTACATAGGTGTGATGTCCGGGACCAGCCTCGATGGACTGGACATCGCACTCATCGAGCAAACCCAGGCAGTTCGACTGCTCGCCACGCACTACATTCCCATGCCCGAATCCCTGCGCGCCGAGCTGCTTGGCTTGTGCGCCAGCGGTCCCGATGAAATCGCCCGCTCCGCCATCGCCCAACAGAACTGGGTGAAACTGGCCGCCCAAGGCATTCATGACCTTCTCGACCAACAGCGACTTGAACCCGCGGACATCCGCGCGATAGGCAGCCATGGCCAGACCATTCGCCATGAGCCGGCCCGGGGTTTCACAGTCCAGATTGGCAACCCTGCCCTGTTGGCCGAACTCACCGGTATCACAGTCGTCAGTGATTTCCGTAGCCGCGATGTGGCCGCCGGTGGCCAAGGAGCGCCGCTGGTGCCGGCGTTTCATGAGGCGCTCTTCGATCAAAGCTCCAATAGGCGCGCAGTCCTGAATATCGGCGGCTTCAGCAACCTGAGCCTGATCGAAAGCGACAAGCCGGTGGCCGGCTTCGACTGCGGACCAGGCAACGTCCTGCTGGACGCCTGGATCCAGGCTCGGCGTGGCGAAAGTTTCGATCGCAACGGCCAATGGGCCGCCAGTGGCCAGGTAGAGCCAATACTGCTGGGCGCCCTGCTCAGCGACCCATTCTTTGCCACTCAAGGCCCAAAAAGCACCGGGCGCGAGGTGTTTAATCTGGAATGGCTGCAAGGGCATCTGGCCCGCCTGCCGGCCTTTGCCGCTGAAAACGTCCAGGCAACGCTGCTGGAGCTGACAGCGCAGACCATAGTCCAGTCGTTGCAAGGCGCCCAGAGCGGCACTCAGGAGCTATTGGTCTGCGGTGGCGGCGCTCACAACTCGGCATTGATGAAGCGCTTGTCCGATCTGCTACCCCATACCCGGGTCAGCAGTACCGCCACCCACGGCGTCGATCCGGACTGGGTTGAGGCCATGGCATTCGCCTGGCTGGCCCACTGCTGCCTCGAGGGAATAGCCGCCAACCGCCCGAGCGTCACCGGCGCCCGCGGCCTGCGAATCCTGGGCGCGATCTATCCCGCCTGA
- a CDS encoding SDR family oxidoreductase: MTRYALITGASSGIGLALAEALARRGRSLILVARQRDQLESIAIELTQRFGVEVLFRACDLGEPLRLSGFLLELEEGDRQIDLLVNCAGIGTCGPFLAQDWMTEQDLIEVNILALTRLCHALGNSMALHGGGQILNVASIAGFYPGPWMSTYYASKAYVLHFSEGLREELKKNGIKVSVLCPGPTRTRFFDTAQLDAEKLSDSKLLMSPEEVALYTVRALDKNRAIIIPGRRNRWFAFSPRLGSRWLTRKISGAVNKAYCPR, translated from the coding sequence ATGACCCGTTACGCTCTGATCACCGGCGCTTCCAGCGGCATAGGCCTGGCCCTGGCCGAGGCGCTGGCACGGCGCGGCCGCAGCCTGATCCTGGTGGCCCGTCAGCGTGATCAGCTGGAAAGTATCGCCATCGAGCTGACTCAGCGCTTTGGCGTGGAAGTACTGTTTCGCGCCTGCGACCTGGGCGAGCCTTTGCGGCTTTCGGGTTTTCTGCTGGAACTGGAAGAAGGCGATCGGCAGATCGACCTGCTGGTGAACTGCGCCGGTATCGGTACCTGCGGCCCGTTCCTCGCCCAGGACTGGATGACCGAACAGGACCTGATCGAGGTGAATATCCTGGCCCTCACCCGCCTCTGCCACGCGCTGGGCAACAGCATGGCGCTGCACGGTGGAGGACAGATCCTCAATGTCGCCTCGATCGCCGGTTTCTATCCTGGCCCCTGGATGAGCACCTACTACGCCAGCAAGGCCTATGTACTGCACTTTTCCGAAGGCCTGCGCGAGGAACTGAAGAAAAACGGGATCAAGGTATCCGTGCTCTGTCCGGGGCCGACCCGCACGCGATTCTTCGATACCGCACAACTTGATGCCGAGAAACTGAGCGACAGCAAATTGCTGATGAGCCCGGAAGAAGTCGCGCTGTATACCGTCCGCGCCCTGGACAAGAACCGCGCCATCATCATCCCCGGCCGCCGCAACCGCTGGTTTGCCTTCAGCCCGCGACTGGGCTCGCGCTGGCTGACCCGAAAGATTTCCGGCGCGGTCAACAAAGCCTATTGCCCGCGCTGA
- the argC gene encoding N-acetyl-gamma-glutamyl-phosphate reductase, which yields MVKVGIVGGTGYTGVELLRLLAQHPQAEVVVITSRSEAGLAVADMYPNLRGHYDGLAFSVPDIKTLGACDVVFFATPHGVAHALAGELLAAGTKVIDLSADFRLQDAEEWAKWYGQPHGAPELLDEAVYGLPEVNREQIKKARLIAVPGCYPTATQLGFLPLLEAGLADASRLIADCKSGVSGAGRGASVGSLYSETSESMKAYAVKGHRHLPEIRQGLRRAAGKDVGLTFVPHLTPMIRGIHSTLYSTVVDRSVDLQALFEKRYANEPFVDVMPAGSHPETRSVRGANVCRIAVHRPQDGDLVVVLSVIDNLVKGASGQAVQNLNILFGLDERLGLSHAGMLP from the coding sequence ATGGTCAAGGTCGGTATCGTCGGCGGCACGGGTTACACCGGTGTCGAGCTGCTGCGTCTGTTGGCGCAACATCCGCAGGCTGAAGTGGTGGTCATCACTTCCCGATCCGAGGCGGGCCTGGCGGTAGCCGATATGTATCCGAACCTGCGAGGTCACTACGATGGCCTCGCGTTCAGCGTTCCTGACATCAAGACCCTTGGCGCCTGCGATGTGGTGTTCTTCGCGACTCCCCATGGTGTCGCCCACGCTCTGGCGGGCGAGTTGCTGGCCGCGGGCACCAAGGTCATCGACCTGTCGGCGGACTTCCGCCTGCAGGATGCCGAAGAATGGGCCAAGTGGTACGGCCAGCCTCATGGCGCCCCCGAGTTGCTGGACGAAGCCGTCTACGGCTTGCCCGAGGTCAATCGCGAGCAGATCAAGAAGGCGCGCCTGATTGCTGTCCCGGGCTGCTACCCGACTGCGACCCAGCTCGGCTTCCTGCCATTGCTGGAGGCGGGCCTTGCTGATGCTTCGCGACTGATCGCCGATTGCAAGTCGGGCGTCAGCGGGGCCGGTCGTGGCGCCAGTGTCGGCTCCCTGTATTCCGAAACGTCGGAAAGCATGAAGGCCTATGCGGTCAAGGGGCATCGCCACCTGCCGGAGATTCGCCAGGGCCTGCGGCGGGCGGCGGGCAAGGATGTGGGCCTGACTTTCGTGCCCCACCTGACGCCGATGATCCGTGGCATTCACTCGACGCTCTACTCGACCGTCGTGGACAGGTCGGTGGACCTGCAGGCACTGTTCGAGAAGCGTTATGCCAATGAGCCGTTCGTGGATGTCATGCCGGCGGGCAGCCATCCAGAAACCCGCAGTGTGCGTGGCGCCAACGTATGTCGGATTGCCGTGCATCGCCCTCAGGATGGTGACCTGGTGGTCGTTCTGTCGGTAATCGACAATCTGGTGAAGGGCGCTTCGGGCCAGGCGGTACAGAACCTGAACATCCTGTTCGGGCTGGACGAGCGCCTGGGGCTTTCTCACGCGGGCATGTTGCCGTAA
- the erpA gene encoding iron-sulfur cluster insertion protein ErpA: MSVESFTPTALQFTHGAAHKVKSLVDEEGNDRLKLRVFVTGGGCSGFQYGFTFDEEVADDDTIVEREGVSLVVDPMSFQYLAGAEVDYQEGLEGSRFVIKNPNATTTCGCGSSFSI; the protein is encoded by the coding sequence ATGAGCGTTGAATCCTTCACCCCCACGGCTTTGCAATTCACCCACGGTGCCGCGCACAAGGTGAAGAGCCTGGTCGATGAAGAGGGTAATGATCGCTTGAAGCTGCGCGTATTCGTTACGGGCGGCGGTTGTTCAGGGTTTCAGTACGGCTTCACTTTCGATGAAGAAGTTGCGGATGACGACACCATCGTCGAGCGCGAAGGCGTCAGCCTGGTGGTTGATCCGATGAGCTTTCAATACCTGGCAGGTGCCGAGGTGGATTATCAGGAAGGCTTGGAAGGCTCGCGTTTCGTGATCAAGAATCCGAATGCCACCACCACCTGTGGTTGCGGTTCTTCGTTCTCGATCTGA
- a CDS encoding OsmC family protein: MKARIQWAGEAMFLGESGSGHVVVMDGPPDAGGRNLGVRPMEMLLLGVGGCSNFDVVSILKKSRQAVESCEAFLDAERATEDPKVFTKIHMHFVVKGRGLKEAQVKRAIELSAEKYCSASIMLGAAGVAITHDYEIVELG; this comes from the coding sequence ATGAAGGCACGCATCCAATGGGCTGGCGAAGCCATGTTCCTCGGGGAATCGGGCAGCGGTCATGTGGTGGTAATGGATGGTCCGCCGGACGCCGGTGGTCGTAACCTGGGTGTGCGGCCGATGGAAATGCTCCTGCTCGGCGTGGGCGGTTGCAGCAATTTCGACGTGGTCAGCATCCTGAAAAAATCCCGCCAGGCTGTCGAAAGTTGTGAAGCCTTCCTCGATGCCGAACGCGCCACCGAAGATCCCAAGGTCTTCACCAAGATCCACATGCATTTCGTGGTCAAGGGGCGCGGGTTGAAGGAAGCCCAGGTCAAGCGCGCCATCGAACTGTCGGCGGAAAAGTACTGCTCGGCGTCGATCATGCTTGGAGCGGCCGGGGTGGCCATCACTCATGATTACGAGATCGTCGAGCTGGGTTGA
- the coq7 gene encoding 2-polyprenyl-3-methyl-6-methoxy-1,4-benzoquinone monooxygenase → MTTQRHYSPIDRLLLQADAAMRTLLPFSGQPYRPSPAIVQPDAQMSEEDTRHVAGLMRINHTGEVCAQALYQGQALTAKLPQVRAAMEHAAEEEIDHLAWCEQRIRQLGSHPSVLNPLFYGMSFGIGAVAGLISDKVSLGFVAATEDQVCKHLNEHLEQLPAEDEKSRAILEQMRIDEEQHAETALDAGGFRFPAPVKFGMSLLAKVMTKSTYRI, encoded by the coding sequence ATGACTACCCAACGTCACTACTCGCCGATTGACCGTCTCCTGCTACAGGCAGACGCGGCAATGCGCACCTTGCTGCCCTTCAGTGGCCAGCCTTATCGTCCGTCCCCTGCCATTGTGCAGCCGGATGCGCAGATGAGCGAAGAAGACACCCGGCATGTGGCCGGCCTGATGCGCATCAACCACACCGGCGAAGTCTGTGCCCAGGCGCTGTACCAGGGCCAGGCCCTGACCGCCAAGCTGCCGCAGGTACGCGCTGCGATGGAGCATGCCGCGGAAGAAGAGATCGACCATCTGGCCTGGTGCGAACAACGCATTCGCCAACTGGGCAGCCACCCCAGCGTACTCAACCCATTGTTTTACGGCATGTCGTTCGGCATCGGCGCAGTCGCCGGGCTGATCAGCGACAAGGTCAGTCTGGGGTTCGTGGCGGCCACCGAAGACCAGGTGTGCAAGCACCTGAACGAACACCTGGAGCAATTGCCAGCGGAGGATGAAAAGTCCCGGGCCATTCTCGAGCAGATGCGCATCGACGAAGAACAACATGCCGAAACCGCCCTGGACGCAGGGGGCTTCCGTTTCCCGGCACCGGTGAAGTTCGGCATGAGCCTGCTGGCCAAGGTCATGACCAAGAGCACCTACCGGATCTGA
- the hemJ gene encoding protoporphyrinogen oxidase HemJ, with product MLYLWLKAFHIVSLVCWFAGLFYLPRLFVYHAQSEDTISKERFSLMERKLYRGIMGPAMIATLIFGIWLLSLNPSAYFGQGGWMHAKLTLVVILIGYHHMCGAQVKRFARGENTRSHVFYRWFNEVPVLLLIAIVILVVVRPF from the coding sequence ATGCTCTATCTGTGGCTCAAAGCCTTTCATATCGTCAGTCTGGTCTGCTGGTTTGCCGGCCTGTTCTACCTGCCGCGCCTGTTCGTCTACCACGCTCAAAGCGAAGACACGATCAGCAAGGAACGCTTCAGCCTCATGGAGCGCAAGTTGTATCGCGGGATCATGGGCCCGGCGATGATCGCCACGCTGATTTTCGGGATCTGGCTGCTGAGCCTGAACCCCAGCGCCTATTTCGGCCAGGGCGGCTGGATGCACGCCAAGCTGACGCTAGTGGTCATCCTGATCGGCTATCACCATATGTGCGGCGCCCAGGTGAAGCGCTTCGCCCGTGGCGAAAACACCCGCAGCCATGTCTTTTACCGCTGGTTCAATGAAGTACCGGTTCTGCTATTGATCGCCATTGTAATTCTGGTGGTCGTCCGGCCGTTCTAA